The genomic DNA CCCGTGGATGAACCTGACCTGACCGGCCTTAAGAACAAAGGATTGTGCCGAGAGCACGCGGATGAAATTTTTAAATGTTCAGCCGGTCATTTTATCATTAACGAGTTTCTCATATATTTTTAAAAACCTTCGGGCATAAGGCTATGGCAGACGGATAAAAAGTTTTATTTTCTTAATTTTATTGATAATAACGAGGATTTTCGGATGAACTCCCATGAACCGAGGGTTCACAAAGGGCAATGAAAACCCCACCCTCACCCGGACCCTCTCCCTGAGGGAGAGGGTGCTTAGTTTTTATCCCCTCCCCTTCAAGGGGAGGGTTAGGGTGGGGATGGGGTTGATTTTCGGATGAACCCTCATGAGCGGGGCGCTCACAAAGGGAAATGAAAATAGTAAACAGTAAGCAGTGAGCAGTAAACAGGAAAGGCAGTCTTTATCTGCTAACTGCTTACCGCTTACTGCTTACTTGGGGTCACTTTCAGATGAAGCTTAGTTTAATAAATCTTGGCTGTCCAAAGAATCAGGTTGATTCAGAGATAATGCTCGGCCTTCTTCATGAGGCGGGTTTTGAATTTAGCGCTAATGAGGAAGAGGCGGATATTATTATTGTGAATACCTGCGGATTTATTGATGCGGCAAAAGAGGAATCAGTAAATACACTCATCCAATTGGGTGAATATAAGAATACCGGAAGGTGCAGACTCCTTATCGCATCAGGATGTCTTTCTCAGAGATATAAAGATGAGCTTTTAAAGGAGTTGCCGGAGATTGATGCTGTTGTGGGGACAGGGTCATTTACAGATGTAGTAGAGATATGCAGGAAGTTCGTAAGTGAAAATAACCCCATCCCCACCCTAACCCTCCCCTTGAAGGGGAGGGAAAACAATGCATCCTCTGGTCAGGGGGAGGAGGGATTTGTGCCCCGCCATCACCAGATATACATCTCTGACCCTTCAAATTTCAATTATGAATCACCGCTTCCAAGAATCAGGATAAGCCCTGCCCATACTGCCTTTGTAAAGATTGCAGAGGGGTGTGACCATACCTGTACCTTCTGCATTATCCCTGAATTGAGGGGCAGACAGAGGAGCCGCAGTATTGAATCCATTGCAGGCGAAGTGGAACGGCTTGCCTCTGAGGGAGTTGTAGAAATAAACCTTGTGGCACAGGATTCTACTGCTTATGGAAGGGACTTGAAAGAATCAAACGCACTATCAAAATTGCTCAGAAGGCTTGCAAATATAAAAGATATAAAATGGATACGCCTGCTTTACACATATCCCGGTTCTTTTACAAAAGACCTTATTGAAGTGATGGCAGGAGAGGAAAAGGTCTGTAAATATATTGATATGCCTGTCCAGCATATCAATGATACTATTCTAAACAGGATGCACAGGGGGCATACAAGAAAGAGTATTTACAGAACGGTTGAGACACTTAGGGAGAAGATTCATGGAGTAATATTAAGGACATCCCTTATCGTTGGTTTTCCCGGTGAGACAGAGGAGCAGTTCAATGAACTGGCAGAATTTGTGAAGGATATTGCGTTTGAACGGCTCGGTGTTTTTACCTATTCCAATGAAGAGGGTACAGGGGCTTATGCCTTTTCCGGACAGATAAAAGAAAAAGAAATGAAGAAAAGACGGGATACCATAATGAAAATCCAGCAGAAAATATCCCTGAAAAAAAACAGGCAACTTATCGGCAGTAAACAGATGGTACTTGTTGACGGTCCGTCACAGGAAGCCCCTTATCTTTTAGAAGGTAGGACATCCACACAGGCCCCTGAGATTGACGGCGTTGTATATTTAACAGACACAGCAGGCAACACGCCGATTCAGGGGGAAATTATTCCAGTTGAAATTACAGATGCACATCCCTATGATTTGATAGGAAAGGCTGTTTAACCCGATTTACGTAATTCGCACAAACAGCACTACAATCGCTATTACTGAAAGGACTATTGCCCCGCCGTAGCAGATAAATGGCATGATGCAGTTCAGCCATCCGATACGGAGGTCTTCAATGGTAAGGCGGATGCGGTGTGCGGCATGAAATAATGGAAAGGATATTATGGAGAACAGAAATAGCTTTACTATGATTCCGTAAGGGGAACCAAATACCAGTGTCATCCTCTCGTAGCTGAGCAAGTCCTGAGATACCCAACCCAATGGTATGGCTATACCATGCAGAAATATATGAACCGGCAGGAAGAATGCGGCTATCATACCCCCAAGTCCGAACAGCGACCACCAGAGCGGTTCCAGTTTATTTATCATTTTTAACAGACCCATCACCTACCCCTTAACTATAATTATAAATAACACAACTGATACGACTACCCACACTACATAGTTTGCTATAGTAACAAGCCCCGGTGAGAGCGGCTTTTTCCCGAAGATGCGTCCGGAAATCTTAAACCAGGTTATCATGTTATACATCACGAATATCCAGATTATTGCATGTAATATGACCATCCATCCTGAATTGAATATGGCGGTTTTGATATTGTAAATCTCAGCACCCTGAGATAAGGCACAGAGCCGTATCAGCAGGAAGATGGCGTAAAGTGCAACAAAGACACTGCTCAGCTCCCTCAGCATGAATAAGGTATAAGACCCCTTCTTCAGCCACCATGTATTAGGCATGGGGCGCCTGTAGGTCTTCGTTGGCTCTGATACTGGTTTACCTGAATGCTTCATCCGAGAATCTTCTCCGGCGGGTAAGAAAACCCCGCCTATCCATCCATAAATTGAGGATAGGCGGGACATTCTTGTCCCGCTGATTTTCATGTCCCTTAGTGAACAACTCGCTCAGGGATGTTTCATGTCTATTTATTCCCCTTTAAAAAGGAGAAGAACCAATTCGTTGCATTGTCTACCTTTGTCCTCTGTATTGAGGCTGACGGGTCTACATGCTTGGGGCAGACCTCTGTGCAGTCACCGACAACCGTGCACTTCCATACCCCATCCTCACTTGCAAGAAACTTTCGCCTCTCATCTTTTCCCTGGTCCCTTGAGTCATTATTATAACGGTATCCAAGGGCTATTACTGCCGGGCCGACAAAATCAGGATGAAGACCGTAAACCGGACATGCTGCATAGCAAAGGGTACAGTTGATACAAAGGGTCTGCTGATAATAGTTATCCATCTGTTTTGTTGTCTGGATGTACTCGCTTGATGTGTCATCCTCATCACTCTTATTTTTTCTGATAATCCATGGTTTGACTTCCTTGAGTTTTTCCATGAAGTCTGTAAGTTCCACCACAAGGTCCCTGATAATGGGAAAGTTTGCAAGCGGTTCAAGGGTAATCTCTCCGGGATAAAACTCATTAAGATAGGTAGAACAAGCGAGCCGAGGAGTCCCGTTTACCATCATACCGCAACTACCGCAGACAGCCATCCTGCAGGACCACCGGTATGTTAGTGAGCCGTCAAGCTCAGCCTTGATGTAGTTCAGTGCATCAAGGATACCCCAGTCGTTATGATATGGAATTGAATAGGTCTGTTGCCTTAATTCCTTATCTGTATCCGGGTTATAACGTGTAACTGTTATTTTGATTTCTTCTGCCATTATAAATTTCTTTCCTCTTAACTCTTTGTAGCCTGCTTCAATCAAAAATCTCCATAGCTCACCCTCCCCCTAACCCCCTCCCGTCAAGGGGGAGGGGATTTTCACGGTGTATTAGTACTTTCTCTCTTCAGGCTGCCATTTTGTAATCGTTACCGGCAATGTCTCTCTTCTCGGGCCGTCTTTAGACATATAAGTAAGTGAATGATGCAGGAACTGTTCATCATTCCTTGTCGGGTAATCCTTTCTCGCATGTCCGCCCCTTGATTCTTTTCTTACCTGGGCACACAAGGCAATTACATGGGCTATCTCAAGCATATTATCAAGTTCCATGGCTTGAATCAGTTCTGTATTGAATACACGGCTCTGCTGGGTCAGTGATATCTTATTGAACCGTTCTTTTAGCCGCTGTATTAACTGGATTCCATCTTTCAATCCTTCTTCAGTCCGATATATACCGACCTTCTCATCCATTGTCTTGCGAAGGTCAGTAAGGATAGCACCTATCTTCTCTTTTCCGTTTCCTGCCTTCATATACCGCTTCTGAATAAAATCCATACGCTCTTTTGCAAGAGACTGGAGCCTATCATTAGAAGCAGGTTTGGCAGTAGAGACATATTCCACGGCCGCCCTTCCTGCCCTCGCCCCAAAGACAAGCAGTTCTGTCAGGGAATTGGAACCGAGACGGTTTGCACCATGAATACTGACACAACCGGCCTCACCTGCGGCATAGAGTCCGGTAATTGGTGTCTTCCCATCCTTATCGCAATGGATTCCCCCCATTGTATAGTGCATAGTAGGACGAATCGGTATTGGTTCATGTACAGGGTCTACGCCTGCAAAATCAAGGCAAAGCTCACGCACCATAGGGAGTTTGTCCATTATCTTTGCTTCACCGAGGTGTCTCAGGTCAAGGTGTATATAAGAGCCATAGGTACCCTGAAACCCCCTGCCTGCAAGGATCTCTTCAATAATCGAGCGTGAAACAATATCACGCGGTGCAAGTTCCATTTTTGACGGTGCATAGTTCTCCATAAACCTCTTACCGTCTTTGTTGAAGAGGTAGCCGCCCTCGCCCCTTGATGCCTCAGTAATCAGGATGCCTGTTCTCATCAGACCTGACGGATGGAATTGAATGAACTCCATGTCTTTGATAGGTGCACCGGCACGATAGGTCATTGCCGCGCCGTCTGCTGTCAGGATCCCTGCATTGCTTGTAAATGCATACATCCTTCCAACTCCTCCGGTACAGAGGATAACAGCCTTTGCAGCAATAATGGAGAATACCCCTGTCCTTGTATTTAAGGCTAATACGCCTCCTACCTTCCCGTTATCTACGAGCAGGGCAGAGACGTGCCATTCATCATAACGTTTCAAAGTGTCATATTTAAGTGAGGTCTGGAATAGTGCATGGAGCAGATGAAAGCCGGTCTTGTCTGCCGCATGGAGCGTACGCTTCCTGCTCATCCCGCCGAACCACCGCGCTGCGATAGTACCATCCTCTTCACGGTTCCACGGGCATCCCCACCGCTCTATCTGACGTACCTCATTCGTTGCATCACGAACAAACACCTCTACCGCGTCCTGGTCAGCAAGAAAGTCGCTTCCTTTTATGGTGTCATAGGCATGGAGATCATGAGAATCATCTGCCTTTAGAACAGCGGCAGAACCGCCCTCTGCGGCAACAGTATGGCTCCTCATCGGATAAACCTTGGAGATAACCGCAGTCTTCAGAGATGGATTTACCCGGCTGATCTCAATCCCTGCCCTAAGCCCCGCCCCGCCGCCGCCTACTATTAAAATGTCGTGTGTTAGTATGTCCATTAACTTTGTCTTTACTGCAAGGGTTTTTATAATAAAGCCTTAGGGTTTATTATGTCAAGAATTTTTTATTTTATTTTTTTATTGAGTCGGCTTCTGCCATCTCAGCACAGGTTTTTTTACTGCCTGAGCCTCATCAAGCCTTTTTACTATCATGGTGTGCGGGGCATTCTTAACAATATCAGGAGTTGTCTCAACTTCCTTTGCAATTGTAATCATGACATCACAGAACTTATCAAGGGTCTCTTTAGACTCTGTTTCAGTAGGCTCTATCATAATCGCCTCTTCAACCACAAGCGGGAAGTTTACAGTAGGCGGATGAAAACCAAAATCCTGAATCCTCTTTGAAATATCCCATGCATGTACACCCTTTTCCTTCTGAAGTTTTGAAGAGAATACACATTCATGCATTGACTGGCCTGCAATGGGAAGGGTGTAATAGCCTTCAAGGCGTTTCTTGATATAATTGGCATTTATTATTGCATTCCTGCTGATATCATGAATACATGCAGCCCCCATCTTCTTTATATAGGTATAAGCCTTAACGAGTACGCCGAAGTTGCTGTAGAATCCATGAATACTCCCTATACTCTGAGGCCTGTTGTAATCAAAATAATATCTGTCTCCATCCTTTTCTACAGTCGGAACAGGGATAAATGGTGCAAGCTTTTCAACGACACCGATTGGCCCTGCACCGGGACCGCCTCCCCCATGAGGGGTTGAAAATGTCTTGTGCAGATTGATATGAACCACATCAAAACCCATGTCACCAGGCCGTGTTATTCCGAGCAGGGCATTAAGATTTGCACCATCCATATAGAGAAGTGCCCCTGCCTCATGTATAAGTCTTGAAATCTCCACAATGTCTTTTTCAAATAGCCCAAGCGTATTCGGATTTGTAATCATCACAGCCGCACAATCAGAATCAAGTACCTTCTTCAGCTCATTTATATCTACAAGCCCCTCTCTTGTAGACTTGATAACCGTTACATCATATCCCGCAAGTGCAGCACTGGCAGGGTTTGTGCCGTGTGCAGAGTCAGGGATAATCACCCTTTTACGCGGACTACCATTAGACTCATGATATGACCTAATTACAAGCATACCGGACATCTCACCATGTGCACCGGCTGCAGGCTGAAGAGAGACCCTGTTCATGCCGGAGATTTCTTTAAGGCACACCTCAAGCTCATACATAAGTTTTAATGAACCCTGAGATAGGTGCTCAGGCTGTAATGGATGTGAATGCAGGAAACCAGGCATCTTTGCTGTCTCTTCGTTCAGCTTGGGATTGTATTTCATGGTACATGAGCCGAGTGGATAGAATCCCAAGTCCAACCCAAAGTTCATTTGGGAAAGCCTTGTAAAGTGCCTGATAAGTTCTACTTCGCTGACCTCTGGAAGATTGACATCCTCTTTCTTTATCAGGTCAGCCGGTATAAGTGAACTGAGTTCATTGTCCGGCACATCAAGGGCAGGCAGTGAATAACTGCGGCGGCCCGGGGCACCTGTTTCAAAAATTAGTTTCATGTCTATAAAACCCCATCCCCACCCTAACCCTCCCCTTGAAGGGGAGGGAATTGCTTAGGTTTTGCTTTTGTCTTTTTATCTGCTTACTGTTTACAGCCTTAGACTATACTTCAGCCAATATCTTTACCAGCTTATCTATCTCACTCTTTGTACGTTTCTCTGTTACACAGAAAAGTATATGATTGCCCAGCTCAGGGTAGTATGTACCCATGTCAAGACCTCCGACTATCTTTTCTTTTTCAAGCATCTTATTTATTACAGAAGGAGGGACAGGGGTTTTTACAACGAACTCCTTAAATACCGGCGATGTAAATGGTATGGAATAACCGTTTAATTCACCTATCTTCTGTTTTGCATAAGCTGTTTTATTCAAACATAGTGATGCTGTTTCTCTAATGCCATTTTTACCCATAGCTGACATGTATACAGTAGCGGCAAGGGCCATGAGTGCCTGATTTGAACATATATTTGAGGTGGCCCGCTCCCTCTTGATATGCTGTTCCCTTGTCTGGAATGTGAGGCAGTAACCAACTTTTCCTTCCTTATCTGTAGTAGCACCCACAATCCTGCCGGGCATTTTACGAACATGCTCCATGCGGGTTGCAAAGAAACCGAGATAAGGCCCGCCGAAACTTAACGGGATTCCAAGAGGCTGACCCTCTCCAACCACTATCTCTGCCCCGAGTTCTCCCGGTGACTTTAACAGGCCAAGTGCAATAGGGTCAGCAACAATAACGGATGCAGCACCGGCCTTATGTGTCATATCAATAATAGTCTTAATGTCCTCTATTGAACCCAAGAAATTCGGATACTGTATTATTACAGCGGCAGTCTTGTCTGTGATGGCCTGAGAAAGTTTATTTATATCTGTTATTCCATTGGATGACTCTATTGTTTTTACAGGATGTTTAAGCCCTGAGTTATATGCAGCCAATACCCTTCTGTATCTGGGATTTACTGTGGAAGATATTACGATTTCATTCCTCTTAGCAATCCTTATTGCCATCATAGCCGCCTCTGCCATTGCTGATGCACCATCATACATAGAGGCATTTGCGACTTCCATTCCTGTCAGTTCGCATATCATTGTCTGGTATTCAAATATTGTCTGAA from Nitrospirota bacterium includes the following:
- the rimO gene encoding 30S ribosomal protein S12 methylthiotransferase RimO; amino-acid sequence: MKLSLINLGCPKNQVDSEIMLGLLHEAGFEFSANEEEADIIIVNTCGFIDAAKEESVNTLIQLGEYKNTGRCRLLIASGCLSQRYKDELLKELPEIDAVVGTGSFTDVVEICRKFVSENNPIPTLTLPLKGRENNASSGQGEEGFVPRHHQIYISDPSNFNYESPLPRIRISPAHTAFVKIAEGCDHTCTFCIIPELRGRQRSRSIESIAGEVERLASEGVVEINLVAQDSTAYGRDLKESNALSKLLRRLANIKDIKWIRLLYTYPGSFTKDLIEVMAGEEKVCKYIDMPVQHINDTILNRMHRGHTRKSIYRTVETLREKIHGVILRTSLIVGFPGETEEQFNELAEFVKDIAFERLGVFTYSNEEGTGAYAFSGQIKEKEMKKRRDTIMKIQQKISLKKNRQLIGSKQMVLVDGPSQEAPYLLEGRTSTQAPEIDGVVYLTDTAGNTPIQGEIIPVEITDAHPYDLIGKAV
- a CDS encoding fumarate reductase subunit D — protein: MGLLKMINKLEPLWWSLFGLGGMIAAFFLPVHIFLHGIAIPLGWVSQDLLSYERMTLVFGSPYGIIVKLFLFSIISFPLFHAAHRIRLTIEDLRIGWLNCIMPFICYGGAIVLSVIAIVVLFVRIT
- a CDS encoding succinate dehydrogenase/fumarate reductase iron-sulfur subunit, producing the protein MAEEIKITVTRYNPDTDKELRQQTYSIPYHNDWGILDALNYIKAELDGSLTYRWSCRMAVCGSCGMMVNGTPRLACSTYLNEFYPGEITLEPLANFPIIRDLVVELTDFMEKLKEVKPWIIRKNKSDEDDTSSEYIQTTKQMDNYYQQTLCINCTLCYAACPVYGLHPDFVGPAVIALGYRYNNDSRDQGKDERRKFLASEDGVWKCTVVGDCTEVCPKHVDPSASIQRTKVDNATNWFFSFLKGNK
- a CDS encoding FAD-binding protein, which gives rise to MDILTHDILIVGGGGAGLRAGIEISRVNPSLKTAVISKVYPMRSHTVAAEGGSAAVLKADDSHDLHAYDTIKGSDFLADQDAVEVFVRDATNEVRQIERWGCPWNREEDGTIAARWFGGMSRKRTLHAADKTGFHLLHALFQTSLKYDTLKRYDEWHVSALLVDNGKVGGVLALNTRTGVFSIIAAKAVILCTGGVGRMYAFTSNAGILTADGAAMTYRAGAPIKDMEFIQFHPSGLMRTGILITEASRGEGGYLFNKDGKRFMENYAPSKMELAPRDIVSRSIIEEILAGRGFQGTYGSYIHLDLRHLGEAKIMDKLPMVRELCLDFAGVDPVHEPIPIRPTMHYTMGGIHCDKDGKTPITGLYAAGEAGCVSIHGANRLGSNSLTELLVFGARAGRAAVEYVSTAKPASNDRLQSLAKERMDFIQKRYMKAGNGKEKIGAILTDLRKTMDEKVGIYRTEEGLKDGIQLIQRLKERFNKISLTQQSRVFNTELIQAMELDNMLEIAHVIALCAQVRKESRGGHARKDYPTRNDEQFLHHSLTYMSKDGPRRETLPVTITKWQPEERKY
- the gcvPB gene encoding aminomethyl-transferring glycine dehydrogenase subunit GcvPB, giving the protein MKLIFETGAPGRRSYSLPALDVPDNELSSLIPADLIKKEDVNLPEVSEVELIRHFTRLSQMNFGLDLGFYPLGSCTMKYNPKLNEETAKMPGFLHSHPLQPEHLSQGSLKLMYELEVCLKEISGMNRVSLQPAAGAHGEMSGMLVIRSYHESNGSPRKRVIIPDSAHGTNPASAALAGYDVTVIKSTREGLVDINELKKVLDSDCAAVMITNPNTLGLFEKDIVEISRLIHEAGALLYMDGANLNALLGITRPGDMGFDVVHINLHKTFSTPHGGGGPGAGPIGVVEKLAPFIPVPTVEKDGDRYYFDYNRPQSIGSIHGFYSNFGVLVKAYTYIKKMGAACIHDISRNAIINANYIKKRLEGYYTLPIAGQSMHECVFSSKLQKEKGVHAWDISKRIQDFGFHPPTVNFPLVVEEAIMIEPTETESKETLDKFCDVMITIAKEVETTPDIVKNAPHTMIVKRLDEAQAVKKPVLRWQKPTQ
- the gcvPA gene encoding aminomethyl-transferring glycine dehydrogenase subunit GcvPA → MEYIPNTPEDQKEMLRVIGVSSYDELISNIPPEIRLKGELNLSAPLSELEVMSELKSLSIMNVNADDFTCFLGAGAYDHFIPAVVPHIISRSEFYTAYTPYQAEMSQGVLQTIFEYQTMICELTGMEVANASMYDGASAMAEAAMMAIRIAKRNEIVISSTVNPRYRRVLAAYNSGLKHPVKTIESSNGITDINKLSQAITDKTAAVIIQYPNFLGSIEDIKTIIDMTHKAGAASVIVADPIALGLLKSPGELGAEIVVGEGQPLGIPLSFGGPYLGFFATRMEHVRKMPGRIVGATTDKEGKVGYCLTFQTREQHIKRERATSNICSNQALMALAATVYMSAMGKNGIRETASLCLNKTAYAKQKIGELNGYSIPFTSPVFKEFVVKTPVPPSVINKMLEKEKIVGGLDMGTYYPELGNHILFCVTEKRTKSEIDKLVKILAEV